The Apostichopus japonicus isolate 1M-3 chromosome 20, ASM3797524v1, whole genome shotgun sequence genome contains a region encoding:
- the LOC139960817 gene encoding uncharacterized protein isoform X4 — MIMLKLLHRMQHVHSFGNNIGKEQHRSGDETVSEDNPEFDSTPTTEEDGSSKELELTNHQSENGMVGDSKRTSSVSSPNSVSSSSGSSNRILKFDGFHLFLSDEEDKKEDSMSYKDYDVTGPSHDNPYPWTNVKAVQCDIKNTSSSQAMQTDISQDDVTVCAQCNKKLNGEKGNSWKKLFSSSRKESVPARSHSIDPKEYSKPHVSKSGGRHGRARSQPTLATPYVEDDIPEQTEVNYPIDRGIDQGFILSDNIVPSPLINRRISIEKRPTVILTSHPDDDASEISSIRSLSLDESQESLASGVSASSLDVPIPNLRIKAPLHPNKTNNSDSEGDIEPDNTITNVRKRSRRPAIAPGIPIGDGGQFLIEPSSLSTANGSDVSDGRRSLRGYMNQRFEDDISHLNQAIKHQQAQKKKLRKRPTKGKQKNRTELEEALKRYTIYDKEELEFAKYGQDGLDWVFFMKDVLQVEHIPKPNSSECKRRNKIWELFRSEVVYLVDHILILKNVFQGSLLFLISDENTFENIEPRKVFANLDEICSVSTAFCRELYKGLKETTTREIFGPTEVIVRLLENFDTKISPAYQTYCMNYDSGAVEYLKKNEEHVDFRTFLELREKECGKSRLGIKDFLAAPIQRITKYPLLLREIRDNTPDNNAKNHLMIVIENVSTAISNLEKKVKWLAKFERLKELDEMIVWPQSDPIEGKNAVTDYIRTVLNENTQLPNQMLFGSNKRNLASEGPLQMMESNKFVDIYILLFEDLLLLTRKDSKKREKKLSTAGMTTTPRQSDSIIPRSSDCNLNVHKEPIPLDRISIIDMDYDQGVDLGVKNIFALVQFSRYGQPTGVTILAAQTQLIKNQWKQIIESTKEKCIQSHKDSHDKKARKEVH; from the exons aaacGGTGTCAGAAGATAATCCTGAATTTGACTCCACTCCCACCACTGAAGAGGACGGAAGTAGCAAGGAGTTAGAGTTAACGAATCACCAATCAGAAAACGGAATGGTTGGGGACAGCAAACGCACTTCGTCCGTTTCTTCGCCAAACTCTGTGAGTAGCAGCAGCGGTAGCAGTAACCGCATCTTAAAATTCGACGGATTCCATTTATTTTTGAGTGATGAGGAGGATAAGAAGGAGGACTCCATGAGTTATAAAGATTATGACGTCACAGGACCGAGTCATGACAACCCTTATCCGTGGACCAACGTCAAGGCAGTCCAATGTGACATCAAGAACACCTCGTCCTCACAGGCCATGCAGACGGACATCTCTCAAgatgacgtcactgtttgtgCACAGTGTAACAAGAAATTAAACGGCGAGAAGGGTAATTCGTGGAAGAAACTTTTCTCCTCGTCGAGAAAGGAGAGTGTGCCTGCGAGGTCTCACAGCATAGACCCCAAAGAATATAGTAAACCACACGTCTCCAAGTCAGGGGGAAGACATGGGCGGGCTAGGAGTCAACCGACATTGGCAACTCCGTATGTAGAGGATGACATCCCAGAACAGACAGAAGTCAATTACCCGATAGATAGAGGAATTGATCAAGGTTTCATATTATCCGACAACATTGTGCCTTCACCATTG ATCAACAGACGAATCAGCATCGAGAAGAGGCCCACTGTTATTCTGACGTCACACCCTGACGATGATGCGTCTGAAATATCTTCAATCAGGAGTTTATCTCTGGATG AATCACAGGAGTCTCTCGCCAGTGGAGTGAGTGCCAGTTCTCTTGATGTCCCAATTCCTAATTTGCGAATTAAAGCACCTCTACATCCGAATAAAACG AACAACTCAGACAGTGAAGGAGATATAGAGCCAGATAACACTATTACCAACGTAAGGAAACGAAGCCGACGCCCCGCTATCGCACCGGGAATCCCCATTGGTGACGGAGGCCAATTCCTTATTGA GCCGAGTTCCCTTTCAACTGCAAATGGGTCAGATGTGAGTGATGGGAGAAGATCTCTGAGAG GTTACATGAACCAACGATTCGAAG ATGATATTTCTCATCTCAATCAAGCTATAAAACACCAACaag CCCAAAAGAAGAAACTTAGGAAGAGGCCAACGAAAGGG AAGCAAAAGAATAGGACAGAACTGGAAGAAGCATTGAAACGGTACACAATTTACGATAAAGAAGAACTTGAGTTTGCCAAATATGGG CAAGATGGATTGGACTGGGTGTTCTTTATGAAGGACGTACTCCAAGTAGAACACATCCCTAAACCAAACTCAAGCGAATGCAAGAGAAGAAACAAGATTTGGGAATTATTTAGGAGTGAGGTTGTCTATTTGGTGGATCATATTCTCATACTTAAGAAT GTTTTTCAAGGCTCTTTACTCTTCTTAATAAGCGATGAAAATACATTTGAGAATATTGAACCGAGGAAAGTGTTCGCCAATCTGGACGAGATCTGTTCT GTAAGCACAGCCTTTTGCCGAGAACTCTACAAAGGATTGAAGGAGACGACGACCAGAGAGATTTTCGGTCCTACTGAGGTTATAGTCAGACTCTTAGAGAAT TTTGACACGAAGATAAGTCCAGCGTACCAGACATACTGTATGAATTATGACTCTGGTGCTGTGGAATAcctcaagaaaaatgaagaacaCGTTGACTTCCGTACATTTCTTGAA CTAAGAGAAAAGGAGTGTGGTAAAAGCAGACTAGGGATCAAGGACTTCTTGGCTGCACCGATACAAAGAATCACCAAGTATCCTCTACTCCTGAGAGAAATTCGAGACAACACACCAGATAACAACGCCAAGAACCATCTCATGATTGTCATAGAGAATGTATCAACAGCAATAA GTAACTTAGAGAAGAAGGTGAAGTGGTTGGCTAAATTTGAGAGACTGAAAGAACTAGACGAAATGATTGTCTGGCCGCAATCGGATCCAATTGAGGGAAAGAATGCAGTCACTGAC TATATCCGAACTGTTCTAAATGAGAACACTCAGCTTCCGAACCAGATGCTCTTTGGGAGCAACAAGAGAAATTTAGCATCCGAAGGACCACTGCAAATGATGG AGAGCAACAAATTTGTAGATATTTACATCTTATTATTCGAGGATCTTTTACTACTTACAAGGAAAGATtcgaaaaagagagagaaaaaattatCCACAGCAGGAATGACGACGACTCCAAGACAATCTGATTCTATCATCCCGAGATCCTCTGATTGTAACCTCAATGTACACAAAGAACCGATACCCCTGGACAGGATTAGCATTATAGATATGGATTACGACCAGGGTGTAG ATTTAGGAGTAAAGAACATATTTGCACTGGTTCAATTCAGCCGTTACGGACAACCCACAGGAGTTACAATCCTTGCCGCTCAAACACAACTCATTAAG AATCAATGGAAACAAATCATCGAATCAACGAAAGAGAAATGTATCCAATCTCACAAAGATTCACATGACAAGAAAGCAAGGAAGGAAGTACATTGA
- the LOC139960817 gene encoding uncharacterized protein isoform X6 has protein sequence MRDSVVEETVSEDNPEFDSTPTTEEDGSSKELELTNHQSENGMVGDSKRTSSVSSPNSVSSSSGSSNRILKFDGFHLFLSDEEDKKEDSMSYKDYDVTGPSHDNPYPWTNVKAVQCDIKNTSSSQAMQTDISQDDVTVCAQCNKKLNGEKGNSWKKLFSSSRKESVPARSHSIDPKEYSKPHVSKSGGRHGRARSQPTLATPYVEDDIPEQTEVNYPIDRGIDQGFILSDNIVPSPLINRRISIEKRPTVILTSHPDDDASEISSIRSLSLDESQESLASGVSASSLDVPIPNLRIKAPLHPNKTNNSDSEGDIEPDNTITNVRKRSRRPAIAPGIPIGDGGQFLIEPSSLSTANGSDVSDGRRSLRASLCQSSSSVSILEGYMNQRFEDDISHLNQAIKHQQAQKKKLRKRPTKGKQKNRTELEEALKRYTIYDKEELEFAKYGQDGLDWVFFMKDVLQVEHIPKPNSSECKRRNKIWELFRSEVVYLVDHILILKNVFQGSLLFLISDENTFENIEPRKVFANLDEICSVSTAFCRELYKGLKETTTREIFGPTEVIVRLLENFDTKISPAYQTYCMNYDSGAVEYLKKNEEHVDFRTFLELREKECGKSRLGIKDFLAAPIQRITKYPLLLREIRDNTPDNNAKNHLMIVIENVSTAISNLEKKVKWLAKFERLKELDEMIVWPQSDPIEGKNAVTDYIRTVLNENTQLPNQMLFGSNKRNLASEGPLQMMESNKFVDIYILLFEDLLLLTRKDSKKREKKLSTAGMTTTPRQSDSIIPRSSDCNLNVHKEPIPLDRISIIDMDYDQGVDLGVKNIFALVQFSRYGQPTGVTILAAQTQLIKNQWKQIIESTKEKCIQSHKDSHDKKARKEVH, from the exons aaacGGTGTCAGAAGATAATCCTGAATTTGACTCCACTCCCACCACTGAAGAGGACGGAAGTAGCAAGGAGTTAGAGTTAACGAATCACCAATCAGAAAACGGAATGGTTGGGGACAGCAAACGCACTTCGTCCGTTTCTTCGCCAAACTCTGTGAGTAGCAGCAGCGGTAGCAGTAACCGCATCTTAAAATTCGACGGATTCCATTTATTTTTGAGTGATGAGGAGGATAAGAAGGAGGACTCCATGAGTTATAAAGATTATGACGTCACAGGACCGAGTCATGACAACCCTTATCCGTGGACCAACGTCAAGGCAGTCCAATGTGACATCAAGAACACCTCGTCCTCACAGGCCATGCAGACGGACATCTCTCAAgatgacgtcactgtttgtgCACAGTGTAACAAGAAATTAAACGGCGAGAAGGGTAATTCGTGGAAGAAACTTTTCTCCTCGTCGAGAAAGGAGAGTGTGCCTGCGAGGTCTCACAGCATAGACCCCAAAGAATATAGTAAACCACACGTCTCCAAGTCAGGGGGAAGACATGGGCGGGCTAGGAGTCAACCGACATTGGCAACTCCGTATGTAGAGGATGACATCCCAGAACAGACAGAAGTCAATTACCCGATAGATAGAGGAATTGATCAAGGTTTCATATTATCCGACAACATTGTGCCTTCACCATTG ATCAACAGACGAATCAGCATCGAGAAGAGGCCCACTGTTATTCTGACGTCACACCCTGACGATGATGCGTCTGAAATATCTTCAATCAGGAGTTTATCTCTGGATG AATCACAGGAGTCTCTCGCCAGTGGAGTGAGTGCCAGTTCTCTTGATGTCCCAATTCCTAATTTGCGAATTAAAGCACCTCTACATCCGAATAAAACG AACAACTCAGACAGTGAAGGAGATATAGAGCCAGATAACACTATTACCAACGTAAGGAAACGAAGCCGACGCCCCGCTATCGCACCGGGAATCCCCATTGGTGACGGAGGCCAATTCCTTATTGA GCCGAGTTCCCTTTCAACTGCAAATGGGTCAGATGTGAGTGATGGGAGAAGATCTCTGAGAG CGAGTCTTTGTCAATCCAGTTCGTCCGTGAGCATTCTTGAAG GTTACATGAACCAACGATTCGAAG ATGATATTTCTCATCTCAATCAAGCTATAAAACACCAACaag CCCAAAAGAAGAAACTTAGGAAGAGGCCAACGAAAGGG AAGCAAAAGAATAGGACAGAACTGGAAGAAGCATTGAAACGGTACACAATTTACGATAAAGAAGAACTTGAGTTTGCCAAATATGGG CAAGATGGATTGGACTGGGTGTTCTTTATGAAGGACGTACTCCAAGTAGAACACATCCCTAAACCAAACTCAAGCGAATGCAAGAGAAGAAACAAGATTTGGGAATTATTTAGGAGTGAGGTTGTCTATTTGGTGGATCATATTCTCATACTTAAGAAT GTTTTTCAAGGCTCTTTACTCTTCTTAATAAGCGATGAAAATACATTTGAGAATATTGAACCGAGGAAAGTGTTCGCCAATCTGGACGAGATCTGTTCT GTAAGCACAGCCTTTTGCCGAGAACTCTACAAAGGATTGAAGGAGACGACGACCAGAGAGATTTTCGGTCCTACTGAGGTTATAGTCAGACTCTTAGAGAAT TTTGACACGAAGATAAGTCCAGCGTACCAGACATACTGTATGAATTATGACTCTGGTGCTGTGGAATAcctcaagaaaaatgaagaacaCGTTGACTTCCGTACATTTCTTGAA CTAAGAGAAAAGGAGTGTGGTAAAAGCAGACTAGGGATCAAGGACTTCTTGGCTGCACCGATACAAAGAATCACCAAGTATCCTCTACTCCTGAGAGAAATTCGAGACAACACACCAGATAACAACGCCAAGAACCATCTCATGATTGTCATAGAGAATGTATCAACAGCAATAA GTAACTTAGAGAAGAAGGTGAAGTGGTTGGCTAAATTTGAGAGACTGAAAGAACTAGACGAAATGATTGTCTGGCCGCAATCGGATCCAATTGAGGGAAAGAATGCAGTCACTGAC TATATCCGAACTGTTCTAAATGAGAACACTCAGCTTCCGAACCAGATGCTCTTTGGGAGCAACAAGAGAAATTTAGCATCCGAAGGACCACTGCAAATGATGG AGAGCAACAAATTTGTAGATATTTACATCTTATTATTCGAGGATCTTTTACTACTTACAAGGAAAGATtcgaaaaagagagagaaaaaattatCCACAGCAGGAATGACGACGACTCCAAGACAATCTGATTCTATCATCCCGAGATCCTCTGATTGTAACCTCAATGTACACAAAGAACCGATACCCCTGGACAGGATTAGCATTATAGATATGGATTACGACCAGGGTGTAG ATTTAGGAGTAAAGAACATATTTGCACTGGTTCAATTCAGCCGTTACGGACAACCCACAGGAGTTACAATCCTTGCCGCTCAAACACAACTCATTAAG AATCAATGGAAACAAATCATCGAATCAACGAAAGAGAAATGTATCCAATCTCACAAAGATTCACATGACAAGAAAGCAAGGAAGGAAGTACATTGA